The following proteins are co-located in the Gloeocapsa sp. PCC 73106 genome:
- a CDS encoding lactate utilization protein B, whose amino-acid sequence MSKPINQAALAEQFLQDQEHESKHDEHLWNVRLKRDRAAASVPEWEELRELASQIKEHTLTNLTHYLTEFESKAIANGIHVHWAIDATEHNQIVYQILKDHQVKSLIKSKSMLQDECEMTPFLEKRGIVVTESDLGERIQQLDGQPPSHIVMPAIHKTRQDVAQLFAREIDSDPDNDDPHYLNEVMRQNARPRFLAADAGMTGVNYGVAETGSFVVCTNEGNADIGANVPPLHIASMGIEKLIPKVEHLGIFIRLLSRSGLGSPITQYTSHFTRPKPGGEIHIVIVDNGRSDRLGMEDFWHSLKCIRCGACMNTCPVYRRSGGLSYGSVYSGPLGIILDPTFDIVKYSNLPYASTLCGSCGDVCPVKIDIPEQIYKWRRVIAERKLLPLNKSLTLKALGIILGNPKIYHTAEAIGEQGMLKRFPGLFANKLYNPWVRHRSLPEVPEQTFRQWYIAERGEKG is encoded by the coding sequence ATGAGTAAACCCATTAATCAAGCAGCTTTAGCGGAGCAATTTCTTCAAGATCAAGAACATGAATCCAAGCACGATGAACATCTCTGGAACGTCCGTCTCAAAAGAGATCGAGCTGCAGCTTCTGTTCCTGAATGGGAAGAACTCAGAGAACTCGCTTCCCAGATTAAAGAGCATACCCTGACGAATTTAACTCACTATTTAACCGAGTTTGAAAGCAAAGCGATCGCTAACGGTATACACGTACACTGGGCGATAGATGCAACGGAACATAACCAAATAGTCTACCAGATTCTCAAAGATCATCAGGTTAAATCCCTGATCAAGAGTAAGTCGATGCTCCAAGACGAGTGTGAGATGACGCCCTTTTTAGAAAAACGAGGTATTGTCGTCACCGAATCAGATTTGGGAGAGCGCATCCAACAACTCGATGGACAACCTCCCAGCCATATCGTCATGCCCGCTATACACAAAACTAGACAAGATGTAGCACAGCTTTTCGCTCGGGAAATTGACAGCGATCCCGATAACGATGACCCCCACTATCTTAATGAAGTGATGCGTCAGAACGCTAGACCTCGCTTTTTAGCGGCAGATGCGGGTATGACGGGGGTAAATTATGGCGTAGCAGAAACTGGCAGTTTTGTGGTCTGTACCAACGAAGGAAACGCGGATATTGGGGCTAATGTACCACCCCTACACATAGCTAGTATGGGTATTGAAAAGCTCATTCCCAAAGTCGAACATCTGGGGATATTTATTCGCTTGCTTTCTCGTTCGGGACTCGGTTCTCCTATCACCCAGTACACGTCTCATTTTACTCGACCCAAACCAGGGGGAGAAATCCATATAGTTATTGTCGATAACGGACGGAGCGATCGCTTAGGAATGGAGGACTTTTGGCATTCTCTCAAGTGTATCCGTTGTGGCGCTTGCATGAATACCTGTCCCGTCTATCGGCGCAGTGGGGGTTTAAGCTACGGTTCGGTTTATTCTGGTCCTTTGGGTATTATTTTGGACCCGACTTTTGATATCGTTAAGTACAGCAATTTACCCTACGCTTCTACGCTTTGCGGTTCCTGTGGCGATGTTTGTCCCGTCAAAATCGATATTCCCGAACAAATTTATAAATGGCGTCGTGTTATCGCTGAGCGCAAATTATTACCCCTGAATAAGAGTTTGACTCTCAAAGCTCTAGGAATAATTTTAGGCAACCCCAAAATATATCATACCGCTGAAGCGATCGGTGAACAGGGAATGCTCAAAAGATTTCCTGGTTTATTCGCCAATAAGCTCTATAATCCCTGGGTTAGACATAGATCTCTTCCAGAAGTTCCTGAACAAACCTTTCGCCAGTGGTATATCGCGGAGCGCGGGGAAAAGGGTTGA
- a CDS encoding (Fe-S)-binding protein translates to MKVGLFIPCYIDAFFPDVAIATLELLEKFDVEVVYPLAQTCCGQPMATNGAQADAAAAERLFIENFREFEYIVGPSGSCVHHIREHFDAIPQTVDVEKVRQNSYDLVEFLHDVLKVSEFPWAEFPHAIGLHNSCSSLRGLGHARQSELMDPFFSKTLDLLTKVRGIELISPDRPDECCGFGGTFSVFEEAVSAQMGYDKVTDHLRNGAEYIVSADMTCLMHQKGIIEHCGLNLKVIHIAQILNGAKS, encoded by the coding sequence ATGAAAGTAGGTTTATTTATTCCTTGTTATATCGATGCTTTTTTTCCTGATGTGGCGATCGCAACTCTAGAATTGTTGGAAAAATTTGACGTCGAAGTAGTCTATCCCTTAGCACAAACCTGTTGTGGTCAACCTATGGCTACTAACGGTGCTCAAGCAGATGCAGCAGCAGCAGAAAGACTCTTTATTGAGAACTTTCGTGAGTTTGAATATATAGTAGGACCCTCGGGGAGTTGTGTCCACCACATTCGTGAGCATTTTGACGCCATCCCCCAGACTGTAGATGTGGAAAAAGTGCGTCAAAATAGTTATGATTTAGTAGAGTTTTTGCACGACGTGCTCAAAGTTTCCGAGTTTCCCTGGGCTGAATTTCCCCACGCGATCGGTTTACACAATAGTTGTAGTTCTTTACGAGGTCTCGGACACGCCAGACAATCGGAACTAATGGATCCATTTTTTTCCAAAACCCTAGACTTGCTTACTAAAGTCAGGGGAATAGAATTAATTAGTCCCGATCGCCCTGACGAATGTTGTGGTTTTGGGGGAACTTTCTCGGTGTTTGAAGAAGCAGTCTCAGCTCAAATGGGCTACGACAAAGTCACGGATCATCTGCGTAATGGAGCAGAGTATATAGTTTCAGCGGATATGACTTGTTTAATGCACCAAAAAGGCATTATCGAGCATTGTGGTCTCAATCTCAAGGTAATTCATATCGCCCAAATTCTCAACGGAGCCAAATCATGA
- a CDS encoding LUD domain-containing protein, producing MTNSRDAILKSVSRNQPQGIPLPEIKLFLGDNGNLLDLFKQNLEKMGGSWVKIAADSELIEEIKALHPEAQVIASAVPEVIGAQIITKGVDPHSLAEVDVGVVRAKFGVAENGAVWLDQADLVVNALGFLSQHLVVILDSKELLSNMQAAYLRIDLNECDYGVFMAGPSATGDVEAVIVHGAQGPRSLTVFLKS from the coding sequence ATGACCAATAGTCGAGATGCGATTCTAAAATCTGTAAGTAGAAATCAACCCCAAGGAATTCCCCTTCCAGAAATTAAGCTTTTTCTCGGAGATAATGGCAATTTGCTGGACTTATTTAAGCAAAATCTGGAAAAAATGGGGGGTAGCTGGGTTAAGATTGCTGCTGATTCAGAACTAATTGAGGAAATTAAAGCTTTACACCCGGAAGCTCAAGTTATTGCTAGTGCAGTACCAGAGGTAATCGGGGCTCAGATAATTACTAAGGGTGTAGATCCTCATAGTTTAGCTGAGGTAGACGTGGGGGTAGTGAGAGCTAAGTTTGGTGTAGCTGAAAATGGAGCGGTATGGCTAGATCAAGCTGATTTGGTAGTAAATGCGCTGGGATTTTTGTCACAGCATTTGGTTGTGATCTTAGATTCAAAAGAGCTATTGAGTAATATGCAAGCCGCTTACCTGCGTATAGACTTGAATGAGTGCGATTATGGTGTATTTATGGCGGGACCTTCGGCTACAGGAGATGTAGAAGCGGTAATCGTTCACGGCGCTCAAGGACCTCGTAGTTTAACAGTATTTTTAAAATCATGA